Proteins encoded in a region of the Zunongwangia endophytica genome:
- a CDS encoding class I SAM-dependent methyltransferase: MATWDATLYNTKHDFVFHYGSSLIELLKPNAGERILDLGCGAGQLTQQIADAGAEVIGMDASESMIENAKTHFPNIDFEVGDAAKFHFNKRFDAIFSNATLHWVKNYHAAANCMFENLKSNGRLVIEFGGKGNVQKIEQTLKKVLLEKNYPKQANIKLWYFPSVSEYTQVLEQTGFEVHLAELYDRPTKLADAKSGITDWLSMFGKSFFEGIPEKECDIIKNEVQSRLQPELLKKDGWYADYRRLRIIAYKNS; this comes from the coding sequence ATGGCAACCTGGGATGCTACCTTATATAACACAAAACACGATTTTGTTTTTCACTACGGAAGTTCGCTAATAGAGCTTTTAAAACCGAATGCGGGAGAACGAATTTTAGATTTAGGATGCGGAGCAGGACAACTAACTCAACAAATTGCTGATGCCGGTGCTGAAGTTATTGGAATGGATGCCTCTGAAAGTATGATTGAAAATGCAAAAACTCATTTTCCCAATATAGATTTTGAAGTTGGCGACGCTGCAAAATTTCATTTCAATAAAAGGTTCGATGCTATCTTCTCTAACGCTACTTTACATTGGGTGAAAAATTATCATGCTGCAGCAAATTGCATGTTTGAAAACTTAAAAAGCAATGGCCGACTTGTAATTGAGTTTGGTGGTAAAGGAAACGTGCAGAAAATCGAGCAAACGCTTAAAAAAGTTCTACTTGAAAAAAACTATCCTAAACAGGCCAATATCAAGTTGTGGTATTTCCCTTCTGTTTCTGAATATACGCAGGTTCTAGAACAGACTGGCTTTGAAGTACATTTAGCTGAATTATACGACCGTCCTACAAAATTAGCCGATGCTAAAAGCGGAATTACAGATTGGCTTTCGATGTTTGGTAAATCTTTTTTTGAAGGTATTCCCGAAAAGGAATGCGACATCATCAAAAATGAAGTACAATCCAGATTACAGCCTGAACTTTTAAAAAAAGATGGCTGGTATGCCGATTATCGACGATTACGAATTATTGCTT